GGCTCTCCCATGAACACACAGTTTAAATTAGGAATAGACCTAATTGATATACAGAGCTGGGGTGAAAATCTATTAAACCATCCCTGGACACAAGCTCTTATACTCAATTTAATCAATGACGGGATAGATTTCAAGACCTTCGAGAAAAAAGTTTTTAGGCAGGTGGCGGAAACACACTGTCAAAGCATCAAAGTTCTTTTAGAATGCGCCGACGAAGTACTAGCGCGCTCACTTAAACGGACGGGTTGGAAAATCGTATGT
This portion of the Calderihabitans maritimus genome encodes:
- a CDS encoding UPF0236 family transposase-like protein, translated to MNTQFKLGIDLIDIQSWGENLLNHPWTQALILNLINDGIDFKTFEKKVFRQVAETHCQSIKVLLECADEVLARSLKRTGWKIVCIEERTIITSLGPITYKRRYYKKQLASGAVIYVHLLDEIL